A single Crateriforma conspicua DNA region contains:
- a CDS encoding DMP19 family protein, which yields MAMQDQLNWKAVCTKMSTQGYNSLDEAEQVWLNARGLIDAVHDGGLVSYFYNGWADDYDDMIDALTELEAFDVLEIVEQFGGLFGDEVPDDINQRNSIIDSWGENGPESKYCDRVDDDLMPLLDELENGPLRAFLVKHGFNPD from the coding sequence ATGGCCATGCAAGATCAACTGAACTGGAAAGCCGTTTGCACGAAGATGTCGACTCAAGGATACAACTCGCTTGACGAGGCCGAACAGGTTTGGCTAAACGCTCGCGGATTGATTGATGCTGTCCATGACGGGGGCTTGGTGAGCTACTTTTACAACGGCTGGGCCGATGACTACGATGACATGATCGATGCCTTAACCGAACTTGAGGCATTCGACGTATTGGAGATCGTCGAGCAGTTTGGCGGGCTCTTCGGCGACGAGGTTCCTGATGACATCAATCAACGCAATTCGATCATCGATTCCTGGGGCGAGAATGGTCCAGAATCGAAGTATTGCGATCGTGTTGATGACGACCTAATGCCGTTGCTAGACGAGCTTGAGAACGGACCATTGCGAGCCTTTCTCGTGAAGCATGGCTTCAATCCAGACTGA
- a CDS encoding ankyrin repeat domain-containing protein, which yields MPANSTELKWAAFEGDLKKTRSLIEAGADPNSAGECGSGSLLTFHPSVIAYLLKNGAKPDTQTNENGASVLAGLCYVNQIECVKLLLEHGANPNLGRTNTLETPLHHAISNDASTELIALLIRHGADVNAKTKPGQYSYNFYGDTPTRGETPLHRAAAYAPADVVAMLIDAGADRSIADTNGNTPYHWAGWHRRSKELVELLAPN from the coding sequence ATGCCTGCCAATTCAACTGAGCTGAAATGGGCTGCCTTCGAGGGCGACCTCAAAAAGACTCGCTCGCTAATTGAAGCTGGGGCTGATCCGAACTCAGCTGGAGAGTGTGGTTCTGGCTCTTTGTTGACATTTCATCCGTCTGTCATCGCTTATTTGCTCAAAAACGGTGCTAAGCCGGACACTCAGACTAACGAAAACGGTGCGTCGGTACTTGCGGGCCTTTGCTACGTCAATCAAATCGAATGCGTCAAACTGCTACTCGAACATGGTGCAAATCCAAATCTCGGTCGCACAAATACGTTAGAGACGCCACTCCACCACGCAATTTCCAACGACGCCAGCACGGAGTTGATTGCCTTGTTGATTCGGCACGGTGCAGATGTAAACGCGAAAACAAAACCCGGGCAATACAGCTACAATTTCTATGGCGATACCCCGACACGCGGCGAAACACCGCTCCATCGTGCCGCTGCCTATGCTCCGGCTGATGTTGTCGCAATGCTGATTGACGCTGGGGCCGATCGCTCGATTGCTGACACAAACGGTAATACGCCGTATCATTGGGCTGGCTGGCACAGACGATCCAAGGAACTCGTCGAACTGCTGGCCCCAAACTAA